A genomic region of Devosia ginsengisoli contains the following coding sequences:
- a CDS encoding methyl-accepting chemotaxis protein — translation MKLFPQLKIAQKLPLVLVGSALLVGAGVGLASYLIGLGTVQNQRNQSMQASLSTAVSLVSDYYSSAEVDLRLFVQRSDTVTAMKNLTRALDELRMGLKERAAVQLQTAYVTDNPNPEDRAAVDSVGAKGASYDPVHKRYHPGFRTLMQERAYSDVLLISAAGDVVYSVAKNTDFATNVVTDSALAASGLGQAFAAAKDLADGQAAFVDYTAYGPTGTAESFMAMPVFDKDENTGVMVLAISTEALSARVSALSGLGETGEVVVVGSDGLLRTESPRTEAPDVLQTALTSDVIAQAFAGETAEGTSMDYRDAPMVVRAGPVSVGAVTWAVAAVQPQDEVYAPVNNMRNMILLVGGALLALAALVGYFFSRSISRPISRLTHTMDALADGDLDVEVRGADGKDELGAMARAVEVFRENGLKVAQMTEAEAAQIIRSQAERAAMMQDLQRSFGAVVDAAIAGDFTKRVDAEFPDDELNTLARSVNNLVATVDRGVGETGSVLASLADTDLTRRMEGDYQGAFAKLKADTNAVAEKLTDIVGQLKDTSRTLKAATGEILSGANDLSERTTKQAATIEETSAAMEQLASTVLQNAERAKEASGVASTVTRTAEEGGQVMHQATEAMERITQSSGKISNIIGLIDDIAFQTNLLALNASVEAARAGDAGKGFAVVAVEVRRLAQSAANASSEVKVLIEQSAGEVKGGSKLVLDAATKLEAMVSAARSSNELMNGIARDSREQAGAIDEVNTAVRTMDEMTQHNAALVEEINASIEQTEAQATELDRIVDIFAIGETAPVQRQIPAAPARTFADGARGLQDKLKTAAKSYLSHGNAAVDKDWNEF, via the coding sequence ATGAAATTGTTTCCGCAGTTGAAGATCGCCCAGAAATTGCCACTGGTGCTGGTCGGCTCTGCCCTGCTTGTGGGGGCGGGCGTGGGCCTGGCGAGCTATCTGATCGGTCTCGGCACGGTGCAGAACCAGCGCAACCAGTCGATGCAGGCCTCGCTCAGCACGGCCGTGTCGCTGGTCAGCGACTATTATTCGAGCGCCGAGGTCGACCTGCGGCTCTTCGTGCAGCGGTCCGATACCGTGACGGCCATGAAGAACCTGACGCGCGCGCTGGACGAATTGCGCATGGGGCTCAAGGAACGCGCTGCCGTGCAGTTGCAGACCGCTTATGTCACCGACAATCCCAACCCCGAGGACCGGGCGGCCGTCGATAGCGTGGGCGCAAAGGGTGCCAGCTATGACCCGGTGCACAAGCGTTATCATCCCGGCTTCCGCACGCTGATGCAGGAACGCGCCTATTCCGACGTGCTGCTGATCAGCGCGGCGGGCGATGTGGTCTATTCGGTGGCCAAGAATACCGACTTTGCGACCAATGTCGTTACCGACTCCGCGCTGGCCGCCAGCGGGCTGGGCCAGGCCTTTGCCGCTGCCAAGGATCTGGCCGACGGCCAGGCAGCCTTTGTCGACTATACGGCCTATGGCCCGACCGGCACGGCCGAAAGTTTCATGGCCATGCCGGTTTTCGACAAGGATGAGAATACCGGCGTCATGGTGCTCGCCATTTCCACCGAGGCGCTCAGCGCCCGGGTGTCGGCCCTGTCGGGGCTGGGTGAGACCGGTGAAGTGGTCGTGGTGGGGTCGGACGGGCTGCTGCGCACGGAGTCGCCGCGTACTGAGGCGCCTGATGTGCTGCAGACGGCCCTGACGTCCGACGTGATTGCACAGGCCTTTGCCGGCGAGACCGCCGAAGGGACCAGCATGGATTACCGCGATGCGCCCATGGTGGTGCGGGCCGGCCCGGTCAGTGTTGGCGCCGTCACCTGGGCCGTGGCTGCCGTGCAGCCGCAGGACGAGGTCTACGCCCCGGTCAACAATATGCGCAACATGATCCTGCTGGTGGGCGGTGCGCTGCTCGCGCTCGCAGCTTTGGTCGGGTATTTCTTCTCCCGCTCCATCAGCCGCCCGATCAGCCGCCTCACCCATACGATGGATGCGCTGGCCGATGGCGATCTCGATGTCGAGGTGCGTGGCGCCGATGGCAAGGACGAGCTGGGCGCCATGGCGCGCGCGGTTGAAGTGTTCCGCGAGAACGGGCTCAAGGTCGCGCAGATGACTGAGGCGGAGGCCGCCCAGATCATCCGCAGCCAGGCCGAACGCGCCGCCATGATGCAGGACCTGCAGCGGTCCTTCGGCGCGGTGGTGGATGCCGCCATTGCCGGCGACTTCACCAAGCGCGTCGATGCCGAATTCCCCGATGACGAGCTCAATACGCTGGCCCGCTCGGTCAACAATCTGGTGGCGACTGTCGATCGTGGCGTGGGGGAAACCGGCTCGGTGCTGGCCTCGCTGGCCGATACCGATCTCACCAGGCGCATGGAAGGCGACTATCAGGGCGCCTTCGCCAAGCTCAAGGCCGACACCAATGCGGTGGCCGAAAAGCTCACCGACATTGTCGGCCAGCTCAAGGATACCTCGCGCACGCTGAAGGCAGCGACGGGGGAAATCCTGTCGGGTGCCAACGATCTTTCCGAGCGCACCACCAAGCAGGCGGCGACGATCGAGGAGACGTCGGCGGCCATGGAACAGCTCGCCTCGACCGTGCTGCAGAATGCCGAGCGCGCCAAGGAAGCCAGCGGCGTCGCCTCGACCGTGACGCGTACCGCCGAAGAGGGCGGGCAGGTGATGCACCAGGCCACCGAGGCCATGGAGCGCATCACCCAGTCCTCGGGCAAGATTTCCAATATTATCGGGCTGATCGACGACATCGCTTTCCAGACCAACCTGCTGGCGCTGAACGCGTCGGTGGAAGCAGCGCGGGCCGGCGATGCCGGCAAGGGCTTTGCCGTGGTGGCGGTGGAAGTCCGTCGCCTGGCGCAGTCGGCAGCCAATGCCTCGAGCGAGGTCAAGGTGCTGATCGAGCAATCGGCCGGCGAGGTCAAGGGCGGCTCCAAGCTGGTGCTCGATGCGGCGACCAAGCTGGAAGCCATGGTGAGTGCAGCGCGGTCCTCGAACGAATTGATGAACGGCATCGCCAGGGATAGCCGCGAGCAGGCCGGGGCGATCGACGAGGTCAATACCGCCGTGCGCACCATGGACGAGATGACCCAGCACAATGCGGCGCTGGTCGAGGAGATCAACGCATCCATCGAGCAGACGGAGGCCCAGGCCACCGAGCTCGACCGGATCGTGGATATCTTCGCCATCGGCGAAACGGCGCCGGTGCAGCGCCAGATCCCGGCTGCACCGGCCAGGACATTTGCCGACGGCGCGCGCGGCTTGCAGGACAAGCTCAAGACCGCGGCCAAATCCTATCTCAGCCATGGCAATGCGGCCGTCGACAAGGACTGGAACGAGTTCTAG
- a CDS encoding response regulator: MPKASAVSVLIVDDQQSMRGICKYILTQLGFKDIIEAKSGRDALGKLEKSNVDLIISDWNMEDIDGLTLLKVIRKHPRTQAMPFIMATGRSDKEQVKEAISFGVNNYIIKPFDASTMKKRIEAVIGALS, translated from the coding sequence ATGCCTAAAGCCAGCGCTGTCAGTGTCCTCATTGTCGACGACCAGCAGTCCATGCGCGGTATCTGCAAGTACATCCTCACCCAACTCGGCTTCAAGGACATCATCGAGGCCAAGAGCGGGCGCGATGCCCTCGGCAAACTCGAAAAGAGCAATGTCGACCTGATCATTTCCGACTGGAACATGGAAGATATCGACGGGCTGACCCTGCTCAAGGTCATCCGCAAGCATCCGCGCACCCAGGCCATGCCGTTCATCATGGCCACAGGTCGCTCGGACAAGGAGCAGGTCAAGGAAGCCATTTCCTTCGGCGTCAACAATTACATCATCAAGCCGTTCGATGCCTCGACCATGAAGAAGCGCATCGAAGCGGTTATCGGCGCGCTGAGCTGA
- a CDS encoding protein-glutamate methylesterase/protein-glutamine glutaminase: MSIKVLVVDDSALIREVLTRMLTRDGDINVVGTATDPIDAREKIKALNPDVVTLDIEMPNMNGLQFLDRLMRLRPTPVVMVSTLTKKGASETLLALELGAVDFVAKPSAEAEGGIEAFGANLRDKIRAAAKSDVRGRSAGRAEAPKIAVKTAAAPAGALIAIGASTGGVEAIRAVLADMPADCPPIVIAQHMPPGFTNRFAARLDEICGLKVVEAEDRMPLLPGHAYVARGDYHLRVERTSGQLKARLTQDEPESGHRPSVDVLFESVARTVGPLAVGAILTGMGRDGARGLKLMRDAGAYTVGQNQASALVYGMPRVAFEEGAVVEQAPVEAIAARLAHALVRLKSAA, encoded by the coding sequence ATGAGCATCAAGGTCCTGGTCGTCGACGATTCGGCGCTGATCCGCGAAGTGCTGACGCGCATGCTGACACGCGACGGCGACATCAATGTCGTCGGCACCGCCACCGACCCGATCGATGCGCGCGAAAAGATCAAGGCGCTCAACCCCGATGTGGTGACGCTCGATATCGAAATGCCCAATATGAACGGGCTGCAGTTCCTCGACCGGCTGATGCGCCTGCGGCCGACGCCGGTGGTCATGGTTTCGACGCTGACCAAGAAGGGGGCCAGCGAAACGCTGCTGGCGCTCGAACTGGGCGCGGTGGATTTCGTGGCCAAGCCGAGCGCGGAAGCCGAAGGGGGCATCGAGGCTTTCGGCGCCAACCTGCGCGACAAGATCAGGGCGGCGGCCAAGTCCGACGTGCGGGGCCGCTCGGCCGGCCGGGCCGAGGCGCCCAAGATCGCGGTCAAGACCGCGGCTGCACCGGCGGGCGCGCTCATCGCCATCGGCGCATCGACCGGCGGCGTCGAGGCGATCCGCGCGGTGCTGGCCGACATGCCGGCCGATTGCCCGCCCATCGTCATCGCCCAGCACATGCCGCCCGGCTTTACCAACCGCTTCGCCGCCCGGCTCGACGAGATCTGCGGCCTCAAGGTGGTGGAGGCGGAGGATCGCATGCCGCTCCTGCCCGGCCACGCCTATGTGGCACGCGGCGATTATCATCTGCGGGTGGAGCGGACATCGGGCCAACTCAAGGCCAGGTTGACGCAGGACGAGCCGGAAAGCGGGCATCGCCCCAGTGTCGATGTGCTGTTTGAATCGGTCGCCAGGACCGTTGGTCCCCTGGCCGTCGGGGCGATCCTGACCGGCATGGGCCGGGATGGGGCGCGCGGGCTCAAGCTGATGCGCGATGCCGGCGCCTATACGGTGGGGCAGAACCAGGCTTCGGCGCTGGTCTATGGCATGCCGCGCGTTGCCTTCGAGGAAGGCGCAGTGGTGGAGCAGGCGCCGGTCGAAGCGATCGCAGCGCGGCTGGCCCATGCCCTGGTGCGGCTGAAGTCGGCGGCGTAA
- a CDS encoding CheR family methyltransferase: MEQGEISLSDREFSRVKNRVYSVAGISLSDAKRTLVISRLSKIVRALGLPGFDAYLDYLERQGTAQDGQDFVNALTTNLTRFYREDHHFEHLRSHVGALMAERPRGSRLRIWSAGCSTGQEPYTVGMDLLAAFPDLKRWDFKVLATDIDTAVIAKAARGIYSENELNGLAGERARPFEKLGDGTIRVPQAVRELISFKPLNLIGPWPMKGPFDAIFCRNVAIYFDKPTQGEMFGRFSKLLAPEAFLYIGHSENLGSGGEGFRLVGKTIYQSRQKLSKREAA, encoded by the coding sequence ATGGAACAGGGAGAAATCTCCCTCAGCGACCGCGAGTTTTCGCGGGTCAAGAACCGGGTCTATTCGGTCGCCGGTATCTCGTTGAGCGATGCCAAGAGGACATTGGTGATCTCGCGGCTATCCAAGATCGTGCGGGCGCTGGGCCTGCCGGGTTTCGATGCCTATCTCGACTATCTCGAGCGCCAGGGCACCGCCCAGGACGGGCAGGATTTCGTCAACGCGCTCACCACCAATCTCACGCGCTTCTATCGGGAAGACCACCATTTCGAGCATCTGCGGTCCCATGTGGGGGCGCTCATGGCGGAAAGGCCGCGCGGCAGTCGCCTGCGCATCTGGTCGGCCGGCTGCTCGACGGGGCAGGAACCCTATACTGTCGGCATGGACCTGCTGGCGGCGTTCCCCGATCTCAAGCGCTGGGATTTCAAAGTCCTGGCGACCGATATCGATACGGCGGTCATCGCCAAGGCGGCGCGCGGCATCTATTCGGAAAACGAGTTGAACGGGCTTGCGGGCGAGCGGGCGCGGCCTTTCGAAAAGCTGGGTGACGGCACGATCCGCGTTCCCCAGGCGGTGCGCGAGCTGATTTCGTTCAAGCCGCTCAACCTGATTGGCCCCTGGCCGATGAAGGGGCCGTTCGACGCCATCTTCTGCCGCAATGTAGCGATCTATTTCGATAAACCGACCCAGGGCGAAATGTTCGGGCGCTTCAGCAAGCTGCTGGCGCCGGAGGCCTTTCTCTATATCGGCCATTCGGAAAATCTCGGCTCGGGCGGCGAGGGTTTCCGGCTGGTCGGCAAGACCATCTATCAATCCAGGCAGAAACTGAGCAAACGAGAAGCAGCATGA
- a CDS encoding methyl-accepting chemotaxis protein — MPNLRLALIIASLWLGVVALAGIATATLGTGPAGQGSVVGLLLVALAGTLFIATHYDRQDRATLASVALAAGLCEKPDETLTIAGVVARLGKRLEKAHHFKSAIAAMQQPAVVVDEKGLILAASMGITALARDAGEGASLDALFGAGYLDAGGGAAEEAMVMLGGGRFTVRRRSIAAGRYLLELVPAGSYIEDDDLDAFAGALASGQTGFRFETRAALAHPTLAALNTGLATLDAGLLQLEGVAAGGHDLPDALDGPIGALAMRLHDFIAAIIEQLDEERDLRTGLEDRLAAVGRLVDGFEQRAAHYGSLTAGSRDDAGAMGQALATGSAGLRQALAIGREAQDLVGAADLAARRTGALVGEIDQMTQEIDKMVQAIEDVSFRTNLLALNAAVEAARAGEKGAGFAVVADEVRQLAQLTNRSARDIRDVVKRGRAQSETGVNEAQALQKMIEGLDTHLRNLSNETDTIVATLDEGDAALQRLTGRMASLGEAGEPSAAQPARRARA; from the coding sequence ATGCCCAATCTGCGGCTAGCGCTCATCATTGCCAGTCTGTGGCTGGGCGTCGTGGCGCTGGCCGGGATTGCCACGGCCACGCTTGGCACCGGTCCGGCGGGGCAGGGCAGCGTTGTCGGCCTGCTGCTGGTGGCGTTGGCCGGCACATTGTTCATCGCGACGCACTACGATCGGCAGGACCGCGCCACGCTGGCTTCGGTGGCGCTGGCGGCCGGGCTTTGCGAGAAGCCCGACGAGACCCTCACCATTGCCGGTGTCGTGGCGCGGCTGGGCAAGCGTCTCGAAAAGGCCCACCATTTCAAGAGCGCCATTGCCGCCATGCAGCAGCCGGCCGTGGTGGTGGACGAAAAGGGCCTGATCCTGGCAGCCAGCATGGGAATCACGGCGCTGGCCAGGGATGCCGGCGAAGGGGCATCGCTCGATGCCCTGTTCGGCGCGGGCTATCTCGATGCCGGCGGCGGTGCGGCCGAGGAAGCCATGGTCATGCTGGGCGGCGGCCGCTTTACCGTGCGGCGGCGATCCATTGCTGCGGGCCGCTACCTGCTCGAACTGGTACCGGCCGGCAGCTATATCGAGGATGATGATCTCGATGCCTTTGCCGGGGCCCTGGCCAGCGGCCAGACCGGGTTCCGCTTCGAGACCAGGGCCGCCCTGGCCCATCCAACGCTCGCCGCGCTCAATACCGGGCTGGCCACGCTCGATGCGGGACTGCTGCAGCTCGAAGGCGTGGCGGCCGGCGGCCACGACCTGCCCGATGCACTCGACGGCCCAATCGGGGCGCTGGCCATGCGGCTGCACGATTTCATCGCTGCGATCATCGAGCAACTGGACGAGGAGCGCGACCTGCGGACCGGGCTCGAGGACCGGCTGGCAGCGGTGGGCCGGTTGGTAGACGGCTTCGAGCAGCGGGCGGCCCATTATGGTTCGCTGACTGCCGGGAGCCGCGACGATGCCGGCGCCATGGGGCAGGCTCTTGCCACTGGCAGCGCCGGGCTGCGGCAGGCGCTTGCCATCGGCCGCGAGGCACAGGACCTGGTGGGTGCGGCCGATCTGGCGGCGCGGCGCACCGGGGCGCTGGTGGGCGAGATCGACCAGATGACGCAGGAAATCGACAAGATGGTGCAGGCCATCGAGGACGTCTCGTTCCGCACCAACCTGCTGGCGCTCAATGCCGCGGTCGAGGCGGCGCGGGCTGGCGAGAAGGGGGCGGGCTTTGCCGTGGTGGCCGACGAAGTGCGCCAGCTGGCGCAACTGACCAACCGCTCGGCCCGCGATATCCGCGACGTGGTGAAACGCGGCCGGGCCCAGTCGGAGACCGGCGTGAACGAGGCGCAGGCCCTGCAAAAAATGATCGAGGGGCTCGATACGCATTTACGCAATCTAAGCAATGAAACCGATACGATCGTCGCGACACTGGACGAGGGTGACGCGGCGCTGCAGCGCCTCACCGGGCGGATGGCGTCGCTCGGCGAAGCCGGAGAGCCCAGCGCGGCACAACCGGCCCGGCGGGCACGCGCCTGA
- a CDS encoding chemotaxis protein CheD, giving the protein MVTTVHQGDCHVSDAADLTYSTVLGSCISACVRDRVAQVGGMNHFLLAEQSGSARDRYGASARYGAFAMEQLINKVLTRGTGKKANLEIKVFGGGKINSALDDVGRKNIEFVRQFLLDEGYVATSEDLGGTYARRVLFKPYSGRAFVKRLDSEIGDNVAREEAAIAKRRIILPAPVDDIELF; this is encoded by the coding sequence GTGGTTACGACCGTGCACCAGGGCGATTGCCATGTTTCCGATGCGGCCGACCTCACCTATTCCACCGTCCTGGGCTCCTGCATCTCGGCCTGCGTACGCGACCGGGTCGCTCAGGTGGGCGGCATGAACCACTTCCTGCTCGCGGAGCAATCGGGCTCCGCCAGGGACCGCTACGGCGCGTCGGCCCGCTATGGCGCTTTCGCCATGGAACAGCTCATCAACAAGGTGCTGACCAGGGGTACCGGCAAGAAGGCCAATCTCGAGATCAAGGTGTTCGGCGGCGGCAAGATCAATTCGGCGCTGGACGATGTCGGGCGCAAGAATATCGAATTCGTGCGGCAGTTCCTGCTCGATGAAGGCTATGTCGCCACCAGCGAAGACCTGGGTGGCACCTATGCCCGCCGCGTGCTGTTCAAGCCGTATTCCGGCCGGGCTTTCGTCAAACGTCTCGATAGCGAGATCGGTGATAACGTGGCGCGCGAAGAAGCCGCGATCGCCAAGCGCCGCATCATCCTGCCCGCACCGGTGGACGATATCGAACTGTTCTAG
- a CDS encoding chorismate mutase: protein MAKTDIPAELLQLRESIDNLDAAVVFILAERFKLTRQVGRLKAEKGLAATDSGREQEQVERLRSLAAAANLDPAFSEKFLRFIIDEVIQHHKAAAR, encoded by the coding sequence ATGGCCAAGACAGATATTCCCGCCGAATTGCTGCAATTGCGGGAAAGCATCGACAATCTGGATGCGGCGGTCGTCTTCATCCTGGCCGAGCGGTTCAAGCTGACGCGGCAGGTTGGCCGGCTCAAGGCCGAAAAGGGCCTGGCGGCCACCGATAGCGGCCGTGAACAGGAGCAGGTCGAGCGGCTCCGAAGCCTGGCCGCAGCGGCCAATCTCGACCCGGCATTTTCCGAGAAATTCCTGCGCTTCATCATCGATGAAGTCATCCAGCATCACAAGGCGGCCGCGCGGTAG
- a CDS encoding chemotaxis protein CheW, whose product MEALGLRDDMGEKAGVAGQNSLQLIAFSIGEQTYGVEITTVREIRAWNGATPLPNTREFVRGVINLRGTIVPIFDLRARFGDGQTSPTKNHVVVVMSVGDKWVGILVDAVSDILTVSRDDIHNVPEGNSIDTELLNGIVTHESRMVGLIDLHAVVSGAKMDG is encoded by the coding sequence ATGGAAGCGCTCGGTTTGCGTGACGACATGGGCGAGAAGGCCGGCGTTGCCGGGCAGAACTCGCTCCAGCTCATCGCCTTTTCGATCGGTGAACAGACCTATGGCGTGGAGATCACCACGGTGCGCGAAATCCGCGCCTGGAACGGTGCGACCCCGCTGCCCAATACGCGCGAATTCGTGCGTGGGGTGATCAACCTGCGCGGCACGATCGTGCCGATCTTCGACCTGCGCGCCCGTTTCGGCGACGGCCAGACCTCGCCCACCAAGAACCATGTCGTGGTGGTGATGAGTGTCGGCGACAAATGGGTCGGCATCCTGGTCGATGCGGTCAGCGACATCCTGACCGTCAGCCGCGACGACATCCACAATGTGCCGGAAGGCAATTCGATCGATACCGAACTGCTCAACGGCATCGTGACCCATGAGAGCCGCATGGTCGGGCTGATCGACCTGCATGCCGTGGTGTCAGGCGCCAAGATGGACGGCTAG
- a CDS encoding chemotaxis protein CheA, producing MSDLDDFKATYFDECSELLTELEEQFAAIEAGERDADRLNAVFRAIHSIKGGAGAFGFSALVGFAHAYETLLDYVRDGRIEMSDDVVTLCIRANDIVADHVKAAQTGEALPADYGMDEKGRFDALARGDAAAGDDEGGDPIDEFDIEFTPVMVNLDAPAAPAMAGEEEALIDDAFEAAPMQIEPGHWEVRFTPHRALYARANDPLLLFRELAALGEMHVRPVLEEIPPLSDFEPFAVYCSWEITMISPALTEAMIREVFEFVEGDCDIAVAQLGSDATAFEMPAPIPAAPEPVQAASDEPDPSDLLALADDEVASLLDFTADADVATEPQFAPEPEPVAVTAQDSFEEPPTLSFAELAETIQPSPVAKPPAPVVAATPLRAAPPSGEGEESSGNRSVGVQSIRVDLDKVDRVVNMVGELVITQSMLTQQMDETLRARYTELVRGLEVLAQTTRGLQDSVMAIRAQPVKSVFSRMPRLVRELASKTGKKIKLETIGENTEIDKTVIEQLSDPLTHMIRNSADHGIETPDKRLGRGKQETGTIRLSAEQAGGNILIIVEDDGGGINREKVLQLARDKGIIAPDVNPTDEQIDQLIFAPGFSTASEVSDISGRGVGMDVVLSNIKKIGGSVHVRSWTGKGTRMTLRLPLTLAVLDVMLVKVGESPYVVPLSSIVETIQCSRASFERVPSGGQVLQVRGEYVQVIDLARRFEMLTETDPENRFVVLCEAEGSAKVALIVDDIIGQQQVVIKSLEENFERVDGIAGGTILGDGNVALIVDVQGLKTTIVHKNAA from the coding sequence ATGAGCGATCTGGACGATTTCAAAGCCACCTATTTCGACGAATGCTCCGAGCTGCTGACCGAGCTCGAGGAGCAATTCGCTGCGATCGAGGCGGGCGAACGCGACGCCGACCGACTCAACGCGGTGTTCCGCGCCATCCATTCGATCAAGGGCGGCGCCGGCGCCTTCGGCTTTTCGGCGCTGGTGGGCTTTGCCCATGCCTATGAAACGCTGCTCGACTATGTGCGCGACGGCCGCATCGAGATGAGCGATGACGTGGTGACGCTGTGCATCCGCGCCAATGATATCGTGGCCGACCACGTCAAGGCTGCCCAGACCGGCGAGGCCTTGCCCGCCGATTACGGCATGGACGAGAAGGGGCGCTTCGATGCGCTGGCACGCGGCGATGCCGCGGCTGGCGACGACGAAGGGGGCGATCCGATCGACGAATTCGACATCGAATTCACCCCGGTCATGGTCAATCTCGATGCGCCCGCGGCGCCGGCCATGGCGGGTGAAGAAGAGGCGCTTATCGACGACGCCTTCGAGGCAGCGCCGATGCAGATCGAGCCGGGCCATTGGGAAGTGCGCTTCACGCCGCACCGAGCACTCTATGCTCGCGCCAACGACCCGCTGCTGCTGTTCCGCGAACTCGCCGCGCTGGGCGAGATGCATGTGCGCCCCGTGCTGGAAGAGATTCCGCCGCTGAGCGATTTCGAGCCCTTTGCGGTCTATTGTTCCTGGGAGATCACCATGATCTCCCCCGCGCTGACCGAGGCGATGATCCGCGAGGTCTTCGAATTCGTCGAGGGCGATTGCGATATTGCGGTGGCGCAGCTCGGCAGCGATGCCACGGCGTTCGAAATGCCCGCGCCCATTCCCGCCGCGCCTGAACCGGTACAAGCGGCAAGCGACGAGCCCGATCCGTCCGATCTTCTGGCGCTGGCCGATGACGAAGTGGCCAGCCTGCTCGATTTCACCGCCGATGCCGATGTTGCGACCGAGCCGCAGTTTGCGCCCGAACCGGAACCGGTCGCCGTTACCGCGCAGGACAGTTTCGAAGAACCGCCGACGCTCAGCTTTGCCGAACTGGCCGAGACTATCCAGCCCAGTCCTGTCGCCAAGCCGCCGGCGCCGGTCGTTGCCGCGACCCCGCTACGTGCCGCGCCGCCATCCGGCGAGGGTGAGGAAAGCAGCGGCAACCGCAGCGTGGGTGTGCAGTCGATCCGCGTCGATCTCGACAAGGTGGACCGCGTGGTCAACATGGTGGGCGAGTTGGTCATCACCCAGTCCATGCTGACCCAGCAGATGGATGAGACCTTGCGGGCCCGTTACACCGAACTGGTGCGCGGCCTCGAAGTGCTGGCGCAGACCACGCGTGGGCTGCAGGATTCGGTGATGGCGATCCGCGCCCAGCCGGTCAAATCGGTGTTTTCGCGCATGCCGCGCCTGGTGCGGGAGCTTGCGAGCAAGACCGGCAAGAAGATCAAGCTCGAAACCATCGGCGAGAACACCGAAATCGACAAGACGGTGATCGAGCAGCTCAGCGATCCGCTGACGCATATGATCCGCAATTCGGCCGATCATGGTATCGAGACCCCCGACAAGCGCCTCGGGCGCGGCAAGCAGGAGACCGGCACGATCCGGCTTTCGGCCGAGCAGGCGGGCGGCAATATCCTGATCATCGTCGAAGACGATGGCGGCGGCATCAACCGGGAGAAGGTGCTGCAGCTGGCGCGCGACAAGGGCATTATCGCGCCCGACGTCAATCCGACCGACGAGCAGATCGACCAGCTTATTTTCGCACCAGGCTTTTCCACGGCGAGCGAAGTCAGCGACATTTCCGGCCGCGGCGTCGGCATGGACGTGGTGCTATCCAACATCAAGAAGATCGGCGGCTCGGTGCATGTCCGCTCCTGGACCGGCAAGGGCACGCGCATGACGTTGCGCCTGCCGCTCACACTGGCCGTGCTCGATGTCATGCTGGTCAAGGTCGGGGAGTCGCCCTATGTGGTGCCGCTCTCCTCGATCGTTGAGACCATCCAGTGCTCGCGCGCCAGCTTCGAGCGGGTGCCGTCAGGCGGCCAGGTGCTGCAGGTGCGGGGCGAATATGTGCAGGTCATCGACCTGGCCAGGCGCTTCGAGATGCTGACCGAGACCGACCCTGAGAACCGGTTCGTGGTGCTGTGCGAGGCCGAAGGCTCGGCCAAGGTGGCGCTCATCGTCGACGACATCATCGGCCAGCAGCAGGTGGTGATCAAATCGCTGGAAGAGAATTTCGAACGCGTGGACGGCATTGCCGGCGGCACGATCCTGGGCGACGGCAATGTCGCACTGATCGTCGACGTGCAGGGGCTCAAGACCACGATCGTCCACAAGAATGCGGCCTAG